One window of Verrucomicrobiia bacterium genomic DNA carries:
- a CDS encoding glycoside hydrolase family 2 TIM barrel-domain containing protein gives MKMPLLRIGFCVVVLHCLAGAASEQPIPLPEHPRPDFQRAAWLNLNGPWQFRFDADNAGLGEKWFEHNADFPDSIMVPFPWGSPLSKIEDKATIAWYARQIEMPQAWQGQRVFLVIGACDWETQGWLDGQPLGTHRGGYIPFEFELTPLLKPGAKHALVLRVDDSPRPFKLEGKQGYGNARGIWQTVYLEARPQWFVQTAHFTPDIDAGKVQIAVQLSAPAPAGTELDLHFKSGETPDFKQPIAPGATEVRFEVPIPHPHLWSLEDPFLYETEITLSAGASEDRVSTYFGMRKISVVNLPGSGFPYIALNNKPLYLQMTLDQSYNPEGFYTFPSDAFMRDEILRSRRLGLNANRLHVKIDVPRKLYWADRLGLLLMADVPNSWGEPDSDMRGEIEQTLRGMIRRDFNHPAIFAWVPFNETWGLFSGKGKERQYRPETQDWVASIYRLGKQLDPSRLVEDNSACNADHVETDINSWHSYLPGYAWREHLDQIAQEAFPGSKWNFIGGRTEASQPLLNSECGNVWGYEGSTGDCDWSWDYHIMMNEFRRHPKICGWLYTEHHDVINEWNGYYRYDRSQKVTGLEELVPGMSLRDLHDPFYISTGSDLCRDVKPGEQISVPLWASFMTDHAPGARLRLRATLSGWDTLGRWRWYSQAERNVEFEPWLSHALEPLSITMPNQPALALLSLSLEDEVGTVLQRNFTTFLVADGAASRDEELDFNGARARVVRFAPNTFTSSDWSEKQWNVMDGLKVNGAGAGFFEYHIPWPNGLDPASVAGGSLIFEASAKQLFGKDQQGAKRQEGDFMRGQGTHDPSLNPNSYPMSDTKRFPSAVRVRVAGQSCGQFELPNDPADHRGVLSWHAQKHDRKLREAGSYGYLIRATVPPEALRAAAAAKELVVRFEVDSALPGGLALYGERFGRYPVDPTLVFLLRQ, from the coding sequence ATGAAGATGCCACTGCTCCGGATCGGCTTCTGTGTTGTCGTTCTCCATTGCCTGGCGGGCGCCGCCTCCGAGCAGCCCATACCGTTGCCCGAACATCCTCGGCCAGATTTCCAGCGCGCAGCGTGGCTGAATCTAAACGGGCCCTGGCAATTCCGGTTCGACGCAGACAATGCGGGGCTGGGAGAGAAATGGTTCGAGCACAACGCCGATTTCCCTGATTCCATCATGGTGCCCTTTCCCTGGGGTTCCCCGCTGTCCAAAATCGAGGATAAGGCCACCATCGCCTGGTATGCGCGGCAGATTGAGATGCCCCAGGCCTGGCAAGGCCAGCGGGTCTTTCTGGTGATTGGGGCCTGCGATTGGGAAACGCAGGGGTGGCTGGACGGTCAACCCCTCGGCACGCATCGCGGCGGTTACATCCCCTTCGAATTCGAGCTGACCCCTTTGCTAAAGCCCGGCGCCAAACACGCCCTTGTCCTGCGCGTCGATGACAGCCCGCGGCCTTTCAAACTGGAAGGCAAACAGGGTTATGGCAATGCGCGCGGTATCTGGCAGACCGTTTATCTGGAGGCCAGGCCCCAGTGGTTTGTCCAGACGGCGCACTTCACCCCCGACATCGATGCGGGCAAAGTCCAGATTGCCGTTCAGTTGAGCGCGCCGGCGCCGGCAGGAACCGAACTCGACTTGCACTTCAAATCCGGGGAGACGCCTGATTTTAAACAGCCCATTGCCCCCGGCGCCACCGAGGTCCGGTTTGAGGTGCCCATTCCACACCCGCACCTCTGGTCGCTCGAGGACCCCTTTCTTTATGAGACCGAAATTACTTTGAGCGCCGGCGCCAGCGAGGACCGTGTCTCAACCTACTTCGGCATGCGGAAGATCAGCGTCGTGAACCTTCCTGGGTCCGGCTTTCCTTACATCGCCCTGAACAACAAACCGCTTTATCTCCAAATGACGCTGGACCAGTCCTACAACCCCGAGGGCTTTTACACCTTTCCCAGCGACGCCTTCATGCGGGACGAAATCCTCCGCTCGCGGCGGCTTGGGCTTAATGCCAACCGCCTGCACGTGAAGATTGATGTGCCGCGCAAATTGTATTGGGCGGACCGCCTCGGGCTCTTGCTCATGGCCGATGTCCCGAACAGTTGGGGCGAGCCCGACTCCGATATGCGCGGGGAGATCGAGCAGACGCTACGCGGGATGATCCGCCGCGATTTTAATCATCCGGCCATCTTTGCATGGGTCCCGTTCAACGAAACCTGGGGCCTGTTCAGCGGGAAAGGCAAGGAGCGCCAATACCGGCCTGAAACCCAGGATTGGGTCGCTTCAATCTATCGTCTGGGCAAACAGCTCGACCCCAGCCGCCTGGTCGAGGACAACTCGGCTTGCAACGCCGACCACGTCGAGACGGACATCAATTCGTGGCACTCGTATCTCCCGGGCTATGCCTGGCGCGAGCACCTGGACCAAATCGCCCAAGAGGCCTTTCCGGGCTCGAAATGGAATTTTATCGGTGGCCGAACTGAAGCCAGCCAGCCGCTGCTCAACAGCGAGTGCGGCAATGTTTGGGGATACGAGGGCAGCACGGGCGATTGCGACTGGAGCTGGGATTACCACATCATGATGAACGAATTCCGGCGCCATCCTAAAATCTGCGGCTGGCTCTACACCGAACATCACGACGTTATTAACGAGTGGAACGGCTATTACCGCTACGATCGCAGCCAAAAGGTCACCGGCCTCGAAGAGCTTGTCCCCGGCATGAGCCTGCGGGATTTGCATGACCCATTCTACATATCCACCGGCAGCGACCTCTGCCGCGACGTCAAACCGGGTGAGCAAATCAGCGTGCCATTGTGGGCATCCTTTATGACCGATCACGCCCCCGGCGCTCGCCTGCGCCTGCGCGCCACTCTCAGCGGCTGGGATACGCTGGGCCGGTGGCGCTGGTATTCCCAAGCGGAACGCAATGTCGAATTCGAGCCCTGGCTCTCCCATGCGCTCGAGCCGCTCAGCATCACCATGCCCAACCAACCTGCCCTCGCTCTCTTGAGCCTCTCGTTGGAAGATGAGGTCGGCACCGTCCTGCAGCGCAATTTTACAACCTTCCTCGTCGCCGACGGAGCGGCCTCCCGGGATGAGGAGCTTGATTTCAACGGCGCGCGCGCCCGGGTCGTGCGCTTCGCTCCCAACACCTTTACATCTTCCGATTGGTCAGAGAAGCAGTGGAACGTCATGGACGGCCTGAAGGTCAATGGCGCCGGGGCCGGTTTTTTTGAATATCACATCCCCTGGCCTAACGGGCTCGACCCGGCCAGCGTTGCGGGCGGTTCATTGATTTTTGAGGCCTCCGCCAAACAGCTTTTCGGCAAAGACCAGCAAGGCGCCAAAAGGCAGGAAGGGGATTTCATGCGCGGCCAGGGCACTCATGACCCGAGCCTCAATCCCAATTCCTATCCGATGAGCGACACCAAGCGGTTCCCCAGCGCGGTGCGGGTCCGGGTCGCCGGCCAAAGCTGCGGCCAATTCGAGCTGCCAAATGACCCGGCCGATCATCGAGGAGTGCTCTCCTGGCACGCGCAGAAACACGACCGCAAACTACGCGAAGCCGGCTCGTATGGTTACCTCATCAGAGCGACGGTTCCTCCGGAGGCCCTTCGGGCGGCTGCCGCCGCAAAGGAGCTGGTCGTCAGGTTCGAGGTGGACTCAGCCCTGCCTGGCGGGCTGGCATTATACGGGGAACGCTTTGGCCGCTACCCGGTCGATCCAACACTGGTTTTCCTTCTGCGGCAATGA